A genome region from Drosophila simulans strain w501 chromosome 2R, Prin_Dsim_3.1, whole genome shotgun sequence includes the following:
- the LOC6735572 gene encoding uncharacterized protein LOC6735572 yields MSKFSLFNGNDEDEHETEQKYAHLMNLGNANHSVSENSSGKASRCKWTSAEVETFLGIIHQLKLQAALRRAQSNAKVFRMVSREMARRNCPKSPKHLRVKFHQMRRQYAKARNGGEPFEHFEAVHELMQGEDVSDLDEEALESDSDMEADEDQSGMISETEGDDALDASGSSVNIVARCKWAEGEVDLLLDLIHTLGLRAALLQKRNAKVFKLLSKEMSKRNCHKGAEKLRIKFQQLRRLYNKVKNGTGKTFEHFEAMRLVLDPTEEEAAADAEAEAHLSSASDSDFNDSDEEEGDASQRSGAHFWTDEEVDSFLLIIRDNGFFRALDGSRKRNFQTLVHISNILAKQSIKRTPHQLRNKLRLLCKRHREAKEHGLDNVRILPRHFELFDELIQAPRENKENAISRLIRISKPSFLKPPGKPSVPLESDSDNSSSTCDLLRAAADSEDYVDAIELEAEPTPIEALTAIMEGQKQLLAQIKTTNESFLRQQREQQHQFLEQVSDLMRRDREETLRRISEMLQPK; encoded by the exons ATGAGCAAATTCTCGCTCTTCAATGGCAACGATGAGGACGAGCACGAAACGGAGCAGAAATACGCACACCTTATGA ATCTAGGAAATGCAAATCACTCGGTATCGGAAAATAGTTCTGGGAAAGCAAGTCGTTGCAAGTGGACCAGCGCAGAGGTGGAGACCTTTCTGGGAATCATTCACCAACTAAAACTGCAAGCTGCACTCCGAAGGGCGCAAAGCAATGCAAAGGTGTTTCGGATGGTGTCCAGAGAAATGGCCCGGCGGAACTGCCCCAAGAGTCCAAAGCATCTGAGAGTCAAGTTCCATCAGATGCGGCGTCAGTATGCGAAGGCTCGGAATGGTGGCGAACCCTTCGAGCACTTTGAGGCGGTGCACGAGTTGATGCAGGGAGAAGATGTATCTGATCTGGATGAAGAGGCGCTGGAGAGTGACAGCGATATGGAGGCCGACGAGGACCAGTCCGGCATGATCTCGGAAACCGAAGGGGACG ATGCTTTGGATGCCTCAGGATCTTCAGTTAACATCGTTGCCCGCTGCAAGTGGGCAGAGGGCGAAGTGGACCTCCTCCTAGACCTGATCCACACACTTGGCCTTCGAGCAGCTTTGCTGCAAAAGCGCAATGCCAAGGTCTTCAAGCTGCTGTCCAAGGAGATGTCCAAGCGCAACTGCCACAAGGGTGCTGAGAAGCTGCGCATCAAGTTCCAGCAGCTGCGGCGATTGTACAACAAGGTCAAGAACGGCACAGGGAAAACGTTCGAGCACTTTGAGGCGATGCGACTGGTCCTGGATCCGACCGAAGAGGAGGCGGCCGCGGATGCTGAAGCGGAAGCCCATCTGAGCAGCGCAAGCGATAGTGATTTCAATGACAGTGACGAGGAAGAGGGTGATGCATCACAGAGAAGCGGAG CGCATTTTTGGACAGACGAAGAGGTTGATTCGTTTCTACTCATCATTCGGGACAATGGTTTCTTCCGCGCCTTGGATGGCTCAAGGAAACGCAACTTCCAGACCCTGGTGCACATTTCCAACATCTTGGCTAAGCAGTCCATCAAACGAACGCCCCACCAGCTGCGCAATAAACTAAGGCTGCTCTGCAAGCGTCATCGAGAGGCCAAGGAGCACGGGCTAGATAATGTACGCATTCTGCCTCGCCACTTTGAGCTCTTCGATGAGCTGATTCAAGCGCCGCGGGAGAACAAAGAAAATGCCATCAGCAGGCTCATTCGCATCAGTAAGCCTTCCTTTCTCAAGCCGCCAGGCAAACCAAGCGTTCCGCTGGAAAGTGACAGCGAcaactccagctccacctGCGATCTCCTAAGAGCGGCAGCCGATAGCGAGGACTACGTGGACGCCATCGAGTTGGAGGCTGAACCAACGCCGATTGAAGCACTTACTGCCATCATGGAAGGTCAAAAGCAGCTGCTTGCGCAGATCAAAACTACCAACGAGAGCTTCCTGCGGCAGCAAcgcgagcagcagcatcaattTTTGGAACAAGTATCCGACCTGATGCGTCGAGATCGAGAGGAGACCCTGCGCAGGATCAGCGAAATGCTGCAACCGAAGTAA
- the LOC6735573 gene encoding serine protease grass — MVSVMISRKAECGGSLITARYVLTAAHCISPKYMNVRLGEYDTRHPMSDCNDSGCRPRAYNVDVDKKIVHSNLEYDIGLLRMQRCVTFSNYVRPICLIVGKTFGPISLFNITGWGTNSDGEQQHRLQTATLQQLPQSRCESPRRPLDISYICAGSFSSDSCKGDSGGPLSAIRRFQGQERVFQFGVASKGLRSCGGLGTYTNVTHFTDWILDVIQNHSGEFD, encoded by the exons ATGGTCAGCGTAATGATCTCGAGAAAAGCAGAGTGCGGCGGTTCACTTATAACTGCTC GATATGTTTTGACCGCCGCGCATTGCATTTCCCCAAAGTATAT GAATGTGCGCCTGGGCGAATACGATACCCGACATCCCATGTCGGACTGCAATGATTCCGGCTGCAGACCAAGGGCCTACAATGTGGACGTGGATAAGAAAATAGTTCATAGTAATTTGGAATATGATATTGGTCTGCTGCGAATGCAAAGGTGTGTGACATTCTCAA ACTATGTCAGGCCGATCTGCCTGATTGTTGGCAAAACGTTTGGTCCCATTTCACTCTTCAATATCACCGGATGGGGTACAAATAGTGATGGGGAACAGCAACATAGGCTACAGACTGCCACCCTTCAACAATTACCGCAAAGCAGGTGTGAAAGTCCTAGAAGACCTCTCGATATATCCTATATATGTGCCGGCAGCTTTAGCAGTGATTCGTGCAAAGGCGATTCGGGAGGTCCTCTGAGCGCAATTCGTAGATTTCAGGGGCAGGAAAGGGTCTTCCAGTTCGGTGTCGCTAGCAAAGGACTTCGTTCGTGCGGAGGTTTGGGAACTTACACCAATGTCACACACTTCACGGACTGGATATTGGATGTTATTCAAAACCATTCAGGCGAATTTGATTGA
- the LOC6735574 gene encoding serine protease grass — protein sequence MKVFNAIIAALVCLFIAKNNVMSRLLDENCGISKEDPYDPRITVGNRTNIYENPWMVLVSSSKMCGGSLITRQLVLTAAHCVFPEKMYVRLGNYETVNPEPYCVNNHCIPRFYNISVDLKIVHEKYNECLQNDIALLRMSEAVEYSDYVRPICILVDEQMPSAQNYTVTGWGKTESGKFSRILLNATLYNLDISKCKEKYEKPVDRSQICAASHISNTCRGDSGGPLSSKFCYDNKLLTFQYGLVSYGAESCEAYNAGVNTNVSYHTEWILRAVQNMDYFSIWAAKTGQDFLRLCGNSI from the exons ATGAAAGTGTTCAATGCGATAATCGCGGCGCTCGTTTGCCTATTTATTGCGAAAAATAACGTAATGTCGCGCCTGCTGGATGAGAATTGTGGAATATCAAAGGAGGATCCATACGATCCGCGCATTACGGTAGGAAACAGAACAAATATATACGAGAATCCATGGATGGTGTTGGTTTCCTCGAGTAAGATGTGCGGCGGCTCTCTAATTACACGGC AACTCGTCCTGACAGCAGCTCACTGCGTATTCCCCGAAAAAATGTACGTGCGCTTGGGTAATTACGAAACAGTAAATCCCGAACCGTACTGCGTTAATAATCACTGTATACCAAGGTTCTACAACATCAGTGTGGATCTAAAAATAGTTCACGAAAAGTATAATGAATGTCTTCAGAATGATATAGCGTTGCTTCGAATGTCCGAAGCTGTGGAGTACTCGG ATTATGTTAGGCCGATCTGCATCCTTGTCGACGAGCAAATGCCAAGCGCTCAAAATTATACGGTTACCGGCTGGGGTAAAACTGAATCTGGTAAATTTAGCCGGATCCTGCTGAACGCCACTCTATATAACTTagatatttcaaaatgtaaaGAGAAGTACGAAAAACCGGTTGATCGATCGCAGATATGTGCGGCCAGTCATATCAGTAACACCTGTAGGGGCGATTCTGGAGGCCCCTTGAGCTCCAAATTTTGTTATGACAACAAACTCCTGACTTTCCAGTACGGGTTGGTCAGCTACGGAGCCGAAAGCTGCGAGGCTTATAATGCAGGTGTTAACACCAATGTATCGTACCACACGGAATGGATATTGCGTGCTGTTCAAAACATGGACTATTTTTCTATTTGGGCCGCGAAAACCGGACAGGATTTTCTCCGTTTATGTGGAAACTCTATTTAA